A window of Candidatus Pantoea floridensis contains these coding sequences:
- a CDS encoding HlyC/CorC family transporter — protein MEHVSTTTLIITLVIMVLVSAYFSGSETGMMTLNRYKLRHKAKSGNRGARRVEKLLRRPDRLISLVLIGNNLVNILASALGTIVGMRLYGDAGVAIATGILTFVVLVFAEVLPKTIAALYPEKVAYPSSVLLAPLQYVMLPLVWLLNTITKILMRMVGIKTDGSINSALSKEELRTIVHESRSLMSRRNQDMLLSVLDLEKVSVDDIMVPRNEIVGINVNDDWKSIVRQLSHSPHGRIVLFRDSLDDCVGMLRVREAWRMMTEKKEFNKDRLLRAADEIYYVPEGTPLNVQLVKFQRNKKKVGLVVDEYGDIKGLVTIEDILEEIVGDFTTSMSPSLAEEVMPQNDGSVIIEGSANVREINKAFNWTLPEEDARTINGMLLEALEEIPLVDTRVTLGAYDIDILDVQDNMVKQIRITPHHALKSSIGS, from the coding sequence TTGGAACACGTTTCAACCACCACGCTGATCATTACGCTGGTCATCATGGTGCTGGTCTCTGCGTATTTCTCCGGTTCAGAGACCGGTATGATGACGCTCAACCGTTACAAACTGCGCCATAAAGCGAAAAGCGGTAACCGCGGCGCACGCCGTGTGGAAAAATTACTGCGTCGCCCCGATCGCCTGATCAGCCTGGTTTTAATCGGCAACAACCTCGTCAATATCCTCGCTTCCGCTCTCGGCACTATTGTTGGTATGCGCCTGTATGGCGATGCTGGCGTAGCGATTGCTACCGGTATCCTGACGTTTGTGGTGCTGGTATTTGCTGAAGTGCTGCCGAAGACGATTGCTGCGCTCTATCCAGAGAAGGTGGCCTATCCAAGCAGTGTGTTACTGGCGCCACTGCAATATGTGATGCTGCCGCTGGTGTGGCTGCTGAATACCATCACCAAGATTTTAATGCGTATGGTGGGCATTAAAACCGATGGTTCAATCAATTCAGCGCTCAGCAAAGAAGAGCTGCGCACCATTGTGCATGAGTCACGCTCGCTGATGTCGCGTCGCAATCAGGACATGCTGCTCTCAGTACTCGATCTGGAGAAAGTCAGCGTGGACGACATTATGGTGCCACGCAATGAAATCGTCGGCATCAACGTTAATGACGACTGGAAATCCATTGTGCGTCAACTTAGTCATTCGCCACATGGACGCATCGTTCTGTTCCGCGATTCACTGGACGATTGCGTCGGCATGCTGCGCGTACGTGAAGCATGGCGCATGATGACCGAGAAAAAAGAGTTCAACAAAGATCGTCTGTTGCGTGCTGCCGATGAAATTTACTATGTGCCTGAAGGCACGCCGCTTAACGTACAGCTGGTAAAATTTCAGCGTAATAAGAAGAAAGTCGGTCTTGTCGTGGATGAATATGGTGATATCAAAGGATTAGTGACCATTGAAGACATTCTGGAAGAGATCGTGGGCGATTTCACCACTTCAATGTCGCCGTCTCTCGCCGAAGAGGTGATGCCGCAGAATGACGGCTCCGTTATCATTGAAGGCAGCGCCAACGTGCGTGAAATCAATAAAGCCTTCAACTGGACATTGCCGGAAGAGGATGCCCGCACCATTAACGGCATGCTGCTGGAAGCGCTGGAAGAGATTCCGCTGGTCGATACGCGCGTTACGCTAGGTGCTTACGATATTGATATCCTCGATGTGCAGGACAACATGGTTAAGCAGATACGCATCACGCCGCATCATGCGCTGAAATCCTCCATTGGATCCTGA
- a CDS encoding cytochrome C assembly family protein gives MFVFAIVALFAYSLSLALIIPSLLKRNGGWRRFAVLSACVALIAHAVALQQRIFAVDNGQNLSLLNIGSLVSLLICAIMTIVASRNRGWLLLPIVYGFALINLAFATFVPNAFITHLETTPGMMVHIGLSLFAYATLIIAALYALQLAWIDYQLKNKKLAFTQDMPPLLSIERKMFHITQIGVVLLTLVLCTGLFFMHNLFSAENVDKAVLSIIAWFVYIVLLWGHYHEGWRGRRVVWFNCGGALLLTMAYFGSRVLQHLLTSH, from the coding sequence ATGTTCGTTTTCGCGATCGTGGCGCTGTTCGCCTACTCCCTCAGCCTTGCATTGATCATTCCCAGCCTGCTTAAACGCAATGGTGGCTGGCGTCGTTTTGCCGTACTTTCAGCCTGCGTGGCGCTGATTGCGCACGCCGTTGCCTTGCAGCAGCGCATTTTTGCCGTCGATAACGGGCAAAACCTTAGCCTGCTGAATATTGGCTCGTTAGTTAGCCTGCTGATCTGCGCCATCATGACGATTGTCGCCTCGCGTAATCGCGGCTGGCTGCTGCTACCGATTGTTTACGGCTTTGCGCTGATCAATCTGGCCTTTGCCACTTTTGTGCCGAATGCCTTTATCACTCATCTGGAAACCACTCCGGGCATGATGGTGCACATCGGCCTGTCGCTGTTTGCCTATGCCACGCTAATTATTGCTGCACTTTATGCATTGCAGTTGGCGTGGATTGACTACCAGCTGAAAAATAAGAAGCTGGCTTTCACCCAGGATATGCCACCGCTGCTCAGTATTGAGCGTAAGATGTTTCACATTACGCAAATCGGCGTGGTGCTATTAACGCTGGTGCTCTGCACCGGTCTGTTCTTTATGCACAACCTGTTTAGCGCCGAGAACGTGGATAAGGCGGTTCTCTCCATCATTGCCTGGTTTGTCTATATTGTTTTGCTCTGGGGACACTATCACGAAGGCTGGCGCGGACGCCGCGTCGTATGGTTTAACTGCGGCGGTGCGCTGCTGCTGACCATGGCCTACTTTGGCAGTCGCGTGCTTCAGCACCTGCTCACATCTCACTAA
- the ffh gene encoding signal recognition particle protein — MFDNLTDRLSQTLRNISGRGRLTEDNIKDTLREVRMALLEADVALPVVREFINRVKEAAVGHDVNKSLTPGQEFIKIVRNELVAAMGAENNALNLNAQPPAVVLMAGLQGAGKTTSVAKLGKFLREKHKKKVLVVSADVYRPAAIKQLETLAQQVGVDFCPSDLSQKPVDIVQNALKEAKLQFYDVLLVDTAGRLHVDEAMMDEIKQVHAAINPVETLFVVDAMTGQDAANTAKAFNEALPLTGVILTKVDGDARGGAALSIRHITGKPIKFMGMGEKTEALEAFYPDRIASRILGMGDVLSLIEDIESKVDRDQAEKLAKKLKTGDGFDLNDFLEQLKQMRNMGGMASLMGKLPGMGQLPDNVKSQMDDKVLVRMEAIINSMTRKEREKPEIIKGSRKRRIALGSGMQVQDVNRLLKQFDDMQRMMKKMKKGGMAKMMRGMKGMMPPGFPGR; from the coding sequence ATGTTTGATAATTTAACCGATCGTTTGTCGCAAACCCTGCGCAATATCAGCGGCCGCGGAAGGCTGACCGAAGACAACATCAAAGACACACTGCGTGAAGTACGCATGGCGCTACTGGAAGCCGACGTTGCGCTGCCGGTGGTACGTGAATTTATTAATCGCGTAAAAGAAGCCGCCGTTGGCCACGATGTGAACAAAAGCCTGACGCCAGGCCAGGAGTTCATCAAAATCGTGCGCAACGAACTGGTTGCGGCGATGGGCGCCGAAAACAATGCGCTCAATCTGAATGCGCAGCCGCCAGCCGTGGTGCTGATGGCGGGTTTGCAGGGTGCCGGTAAAACGACCAGCGTGGCGAAACTGGGTAAATTCTTGCGCGAGAAGCACAAGAAGAAAGTCTTAGTGGTTTCTGCTGACGTTTATCGCCCCGCGGCGATCAAACAGTTAGAAACCCTGGCACAGCAGGTTGGCGTCGATTTCTGCCCATCTGATTTGAGCCAGAAGCCAGTTGATATTGTTCAGAACGCGCTGAAAGAAGCCAAACTGCAATTCTACGATGTGCTGCTGGTGGATACCGCCGGTCGTTTACACGTTGATGAAGCGATGATGGATGAAATCAAACAGGTACACGCCGCGATTAATCCGGTGGAAACCCTGTTTGTGGTCGATGCGATGACGGGTCAGGATGCCGCCAATACGGCAAAAGCCTTCAATGAAGCGCTGCCGCTGACCGGTGTCATCTTGACGAAAGTCGACGGTGATGCGCGCGGTGGTGCGGCGCTGTCGATTCGCCACATTACCGGCAAGCCAATCAAATTCATGGGGATGGGCGAGAAGACTGAGGCGCTGGAAGCATTCTATCCAGACCGTATCGCGTCGCGCATTCTCGGCATGGGCGATGTGCTGTCGCTGATTGAAGATATCGAAAGCAAAGTTGACCGCGATCAGGCGGAGAAACTGGCTAAGAAGTTGAAAACCGGCGACGGTTTCGATCTCAACGACTTCCTTGAGCAGCTGAAGCAGATGCGCAACATGGGCGGTATGGCGAGCCTGATGGGCAAACTGCCGGGCATGGGTCAACTGCCTGATAACGTTAAATCGCAGATGGATGACAAAGTACTGGTTCGCATGGAAGCCATCATCAACTCGATGACGCGTAAAGAGCGTGAGAAGCCAGAAATCATCAAGGGTTCGCGCAAACGTCGTATTGCGCTGGGCTCGGGCATGCAGGTGCAAGACGTCAATCGATTGCTGAAACAGTTCGATGATATGCAGCGCATGATGAAGAAAATGAAGAAAGGCGGCATGGCCAAAATGATGCGTGGCATGAAAGGTATGATGCCGCCTGGATTCCCTGGTCGCTAA
- the rpsP gene encoding 30S ribosomal protein S16 has protein sequence MVTIRLARHGAKKRPFYQVVVTDSRNARNGRFIERVGFFNPIASGQAEGLRLDLDRIEHWVGQGATLSDRVNALIKEAKKAA, from the coding sequence ATGGTAACAATTCGTTTGGCACGTCACGGCGCTAAAAAGCGTCCGTTCTATCAGGTCGTCGTTACTGACAGCCGCAATGCGCGTAACGGTCGTTTCATCGAGCGCGTAGGTTTCTTCAACCCGATCGCTTCTGGTCAGGCTGAAGGTCTGCGTCTGGATCTGGACCGTATTGAGCACTGGGTTGGCCAGGGCGCAACGCTTTCTGATCGCGTTAACGCGCTGATCAAAGAAGCAAAAAAAGCAGCTTAA
- the rimM gene encoding ribosome maturation factor RimM (Essential for efficient processing of 16S rRNA), with protein MSIKPAGQPPVNPIVLGKMGAAYGIRGWLKVFSSTEDAESIFDYQPWFIQRAGKWQQVELEGWKHHNQDLIIKVTGIDDRDAAAQLTNCEITVDSTQLPALEAGDYYWKDLMGMKVVNLEGYEMGKVIDLMETGSNDVLVVKANLKDAFGAQERLIPFLDEQVIKKVDLSTGLIEVDWDPGF; from the coding sequence ATGAGCATTAAACCTGCCGGGCAGCCTCCCGTTAACCCGATCGTATTGGGAAAAATGGGTGCGGCTTACGGCATTCGAGGTTGGCTCAAAGTGTTTTCCTCCACTGAAGACGCTGAAAGCATCTTCGACTACCAACCCTGGTTCATCCAGCGCGCCGGTAAATGGCAGCAGGTCGAACTTGAGGGCTGGAAGCACCACAATCAGGACTTGATCATCAAAGTCACAGGCATTGACGATCGGGACGCTGCGGCGCAGTTAACCAATTGCGAAATCACGGTTGACTCCACGCAGCTGCCAGCGCTGGAAGCAGGCGATTACTACTGGAAAGACCTTATGGGTATGAAAGTAGTCAACCTCGAAGGCTATGAGATGGGCAAAGTCATTGATTTGATGGAAACCGGATCAAACGACGTTCTCGTCGTTAAGGCAAACCTGAAGGATGCATTTGGTGCGCAAGAGCGGTTAATTCCGTTTCTTGATGAACAGGTTATCAAGAAAGTCGATCTCTCTACTGGCCTTATTGAAGTAGATTGGGATCCTGGTTTTTGA
- the trmD gene encoding tRNA (guanosine(37)-N1)-methyltransferase TrmD produces the protein MWIGVISLFPEMFRAITEYGVTGRAVKNGLLNIQSWSPRDFTHDRHRTVDDRPYGGGPGMLMMVQPLRDAISAAKAAAGEGAKVIYLSPQGRKLDQQGVCELATNQKLILVCGRYEGIDERVIHTEIDEEWSIGDYVLSGGELPAMTLIDSVARFIPGVLGKQASADEDSFSDGLLDCPHYTRPEVLEGMEVPPVLLSGNHADIRRWRLKQSLGRTWLRRPELLENLALTEEQARLLNEFQREHQQQQNDEAGE, from the coding sequence ATGTGGATTGGTGTTATTAGCCTGTTTCCAGAGATGTTTCGCGCTATTACCGAGTACGGGGTAACTGGCCGGGCAGTAAAAAATGGCCTGCTCAACATTCAAAGCTGGAGTCCTCGTGACTTCACGCACGACCGGCACCGTACCGTGGACGACCGTCCTTACGGCGGCGGACCGGGAATGTTGATGATGGTGCAACCCTTACGGGATGCCATCTCCGCAGCGAAAGCGGCGGCGGGAGAGGGCGCTAAGGTGATTTATCTTTCACCTCAGGGGCGCAAACTGGACCAACAGGGCGTTTGCGAGCTGGCGACGAATCAGAAGTTGATTCTGGTTTGTGGTCGTTACGAAGGGATAGATGAGCGCGTAATTCACACTGAGATTGACGAAGAATGGTCAATCGGTGATTACGTTCTCAGTGGCGGTGAGCTGCCAGCCATGACGTTAATTGACTCGGTCGCCAGGTTTATTCCCGGCGTGTTGGGGAAACAGGCGTCAGCCGATGAGGATTCGTTCTCGGATGGTTTGCTGGATTGCCCGCACTACACCCGACCTGAAGTGTTAGAAGGGATGGAGGTTCCGCCAGTTTTACTGTCGGGCAACCATGCCGATATTCGCCGCTGGCGTCTGAAACAGTCGTTAGGCCGTACCTGGCTAAGAAGACCTGAACTTCTGGAAAACCTGGCTCTGACTGAAGAGCAAGCACGGTTGCTAAATGAGTTCCAGCGTGAACATCAGCAGCAACAAAACGATGAGGCGGGAGAGTAA
- the rplS gene encoding 50S ribosomal protein L19: MSNIIKQLEQEQMKQDVPSFRPGDSVEVKVWVVEGSKKRLQAFEGVVIAIRNRGLHSAFTVRKISNGEGVERVFQTHSPVIDSIAVKRRGAVRKAKLYYLRERTGKSARIKERLGA, from the coding sequence ATGAGCAACATTATCAAGCAACTTGAACAAGAGCAGATGAAGCAGGACGTACCTTCATTCCGTCCGGGTGATTCCGTGGAAGTGAAAGTATGGGTCGTAGAAGGTTCTAAGAAGCGTCTGCAGGCATTCGAGGGCGTGGTTATCGCTATTCGTAACCGCGGTCTGCATTCTGCATTCACTGTTCGTAAGATTTCTAACGGCGAAGGTGTTGAGCGTGTCTTCCAGACTCACTCACCAGTAATTGACAGCATTGCTGTTAAACGTCGTGGTGCTGTGCGTAAAGCCAAACTGTATTACCTGCGTGAGCGTACCGGTAAGTCTGCTCGTATCAAAGAGCGTCTTGGCGCGTAA